A stretch of Nitrospirota bacterium DNA encodes these proteins:
- a CDS encoding glycosyltransferase family 2 protein, whose product MDTPVISIVFSFRNEEEVLPELVHRVVAVVETIGDYELIFVNDDSTDRSLDVLQSLRAENSRIKIINMSRRFGVSPCVIAGLAASRGDAAIYMDSDLQDPPEIIPQMVREWKNGADIVHTVRTHRHGESAAKMWITKMAYKAINAFSDISLLENAGDFKLLSRRVVEEILQLGEMDPYLRGLSVWVGFNQAVVKYERDARSAGQSKFGLFTSLNPYKEFLRGITSFSTVPLYFALFFGLTVSMISFVLLCYIIVMKIAGMNLPGWTAIMSAILFLSGVILGTIGLLGIYVGRIYDQVRSRPKYIIKKQIGF is encoded by the coding sequence TTCATTCAGAAATGAGGAGGAGGTTCTTCCTGAGCTTGTGCACCGTGTTGTGGCCGTTGTGGAGACAATCGGGGACTACGAACTCATATTTGTGAATGATGATTCTACGGATCGCTCTCTAGATGTTCTGCAAAGTCTCCGAGCGGAAAATAGCCGAATCAAGATTATTAATATGTCGAGACGCTTTGGGGTCTCTCCTTGCGTGATTGCCGGTCTTGCTGCCAGCAGAGGAGATGCTGCCATTTACATGGATTCTGATTTGCAGGATCCTCCTGAAATCATTCCCCAGATGGTGCGCGAATGGAAGAATGGTGCAGACATTGTGCATACGGTGCGGACTCACAGGCATGGAGAAAGCGCCGCGAAAATGTGGATCACGAAGATGGCGTACAAGGCCATCAACGCTTTCTCGGATATTTCTCTTCTCGAAAACGCGGGTGATTTTAAGCTTCTCAGTAGGCGGGTCGTCGAGGAGATCCTGCAACTAGGTGAGATGGATCCTTACCTGCGAGGCCTCTCGGTGTGGGTCGGTTTTAATCAAGCTGTTGTCAAATACGAAAGAGATGCTAGGTCCGCCGGCCAGTCGAAATTTGGATTGTTCACGAGTCTGAATCCATACAAAGAGTTTTTGCGAGGCATTACGTCGTTCTCCACGGTGCCTCTGTATTTTGCGTTGTTCTTTGGCCTCACAGTCTCGATGATCTCATTTGTTCTGCTTTGCTATATCATTGTTATGAAAATTGCGGGCATGAACTTGCCTGGGTGGACTGCTATCATGTCGGCCATCCTGTTTCTTTCCGGGGTCATTTTGGGCACGATCGGCCTACTTGGAATCTATGTCGGCAGGATCTACGATCAAGTTCGGAGCAGGCCAAAGTATATTATCAAGAAGCAAATAGGGTTTTAG
- a CDS encoding radical SAM protein → MLTKYSFLKVRLLFLMLRKGKLTIRKIFNTARCYAAYRFKLDRSGRTPIVINFELSNHCNENCVFCRSEKGEIPDLNPGNAGQIIPKGTMKFEIVESILRQTKDTLLMAVPYVNGEPFIYQRLDEVLRVARECNVATMISSNGVLLNQENIDKILDHDLDFLKVHVSGFTTDVHRIQHRVGDVEEIKQNLRLLLKSIRERNARLLVLIDYILYKHNAHQVDQFKAFAHDLGFLFSVRPGNPLGMEGQEDAQPVQFPSAQNIPCDWLWKVLTVNWNGDLLPCCDYVVYGNADGYGSFKEHETDVLGVWNGSRVVQMRKTHREQGRKPIPICSKCNRVGVEFKY, encoded by the coding sequence ATGCTCACGAAATATTCATTTCTGAAGGTCCGCTTGCTTTTTTTGATGCTGCGGAAAGGCAAGCTGACCATAAGGAAAATTTTTAATACGGCGAGATGCTATGCGGCGTATCGTTTTAAATTGGATCGGTCCGGTCGAACCCCGATTGTGATTAATTTCGAACTTTCTAATCACTGCAATGAGAATTGTGTATTTTGCCGGTCGGAAAAAGGGGAGATTCCTGATCTTAACCCCGGAAATGCAGGTCAGATTATTCCTAAGGGGACGATGAAGTTTGAGATAGTCGAGTCCATCTTGCGGCAAACCAAGGATACGCTGTTGATGGCTGTGCCTTATGTGAATGGTGAGCCCTTCATTTACCAACGGTTGGATGAAGTCTTGAGAGTTGCCAGGGAGTGCAACGTGGCAACTATGATTTCAAGCAATGGAGTGTTGCTTAACCAGGAAAACATTGACAAGATTCTCGATCATGATTTGGATTTCTTGAAAGTGCATGTGTCCGGTTTTACTACTGATGTTCACAGAATCCAACATCGAGTTGGAGATGTGGAGGAGATAAAGCAAAACTTGCGGTTGCTGTTGAAATCGATCAGGGAGCGCAACGCACGTCTTTTGGTACTCATTGACTATATTCTCTATAAGCACAATGCCCACCAAGTTGATCAATTCAAGGCGTTTGCGCACGATTTGGGATTTTTATTTAGTGTGCGGCCAGGGAATCCTCTCGGTATGGAAGGGCAGGAGGATGCACAGCCTGTCCAGTTTCCGTCTGCGCAGAATATTCCATGTGATTGGCTATGGAAGGTTCTAACTGTAAATTGGAATGGGGATTTGTTGCCCTGTTGCGACTATGTGGTTTACGGAAATGCTGACGGTTATGGTTCATTCAAGGAGCATGAGACGGATGTGCTCGGCGTTTGGAATGGTTCTCGCGTTGTGCAGATGCGGAAAACTCATCGTGAGCAGGGCCGTAAACCTATTCCAATCTGCTCCAAATGCAATCGGGTTGGTGTCGAATTTAAATACTAA
- a CDS encoding VTT domain-containing protein, translating to MIDSTLDQRKSLADIVRSWPKVFGLEIKYWRVTLGIALVMGTAAVYVLQHHGYVTPENIMSLLRAHPFLAPIVFLAIYVLSVMCFIPTLPLNLGAGLIWGPYWGGLLTVLGATAGAVGAFLAARYLAADYLNAWFSNRIWSWLRGEVLKKGWKMVVFVRINPIFPFGPASYLFGLTSIKFRHYFLTTMLSIVPLSVAFAAVGHSLGSIVLEGHAGALFTDILVVSLAATTLAFLRIAFRRMTKLS from the coding sequence ATGATAGACTCAACTCTTGACCAGCGAAAATCTCTGGCCGATATTGTTCGGTCATGGCCTAAAGTGTTCGGACTGGAGATTAAGTATTGGCGGGTAACGCTTGGTATTGCGCTGGTAATGGGCACTGCAGCGGTGTATGTGCTTCAGCATCATGGTTATGTGACTCCGGAAAACATTATGTCGCTTCTTCGGGCGCATCCCTTTTTGGCGCCGATCGTGTTTCTTGCTATCTATGTGTTGTCAGTCATGTGTTTTATACCCACACTGCCGCTAAACCTCGGTGCAGGGCTGATCTGGGGACCATATTGGGGAGGTCTACTGACCGTTTTAGGGGCGACTGCCGGTGCAGTAGGTGCCTTCCTCGCCGCGCGGTACCTTGCGGCTGATTATTTGAATGCCTGGTTTAGTAATCGGATTTGGAGCTGGTTGAGAGGTGAGGTTCTCAAGAAGGGCTGGAAAATGGTCGTGTTTGTACGCATTAATCCTATTTTCCCCTTTGGCCCTGCAAGCTATTTATTTGGATTAACCTCTATAAAATTCAGACATTATTTCCTGACCACGATGCTTTCTATCGTCCCGTTGAGTGTCGCCTTTGCGGCCGTTGGGCACTCTCTTGGTAGCATCGTTCTGGAAGGCCATGCAGGCGCTTTGTTCACCGACATTCTGGTAGTGTCGCTCGCTGCGACCACTCTAGCGTTTCTGAGAATAGCGTTTAGACGGATGACGAAATTATCGTGA
- a CDS encoding HAD hydrolase family protein: MFATDVDGVLTDAGMYYAESGDEWKKFNTRDGMGLKLLQKAGIITAIVTQERTKLVARRAEKLAIPELHQGVLDKLSLVCEMAARHGLTLSQVAYIGDDVNDLETLKEVGFSAAPADGMPQIAAVVDYVCQKKGGEGAVREICEMILGVQSRKSKVRNSKVHVQESARKK, encoded by the coding sequence TTGTTTGCCACTGATGTCGACGGCGTCTTGACGGATGCCGGGATGTACTATGCCGAGTCCGGCGATGAGTGGAAGAAGTTTAATACGCGGGATGGCATGGGGCTCAAATTGTTGCAGAAGGCTGGCATTATCACCGCCATCGTGACGCAGGAACGGACCAAGCTGGTGGCGCGGCGCGCGGAGAAGCTCGCGATTCCTGAGCTGCACCAAGGGGTGCTGGACAAGTTGTCCCTCGTCTGTGAAATGGCGGCACGTCATGGGCTGACCCTGAGCCAGGTCGCCTATATCGGGGACGATGTCAACGATTTGGAGACGCTGAAAGAAGTGGGGTTTTCCGCTGCCCCGGCCGATGGAATGCCCCAGATCGCGGCAGTGGTCGACTATGTCTGTCAGAAGAAGGGCGGGGAGGGGGCGGTTCGAGAAATTTGCGAGATGATTCTGGGAGTACAAAGTCGAAAGTCGAAAGTCCGAAATTCTAAGGTGCACGTTCAGGAAAGCGCTCGCAAGAAATAA
- a CDS encoding mannose-1-phosphate guanylyltransferase/mannose-6-phosphate isomerase yields MAFSKRPTPNLKRENHIYPVIMAGGSGTRFWPLSRQLFPKQLLRIMGDETLIQQTMRRVVCASAPDRVMISTNPAQAESIRAQLGEWKDALSDNFVLEPEGRNTAPAIALVALELVRRDPAAIMLVVPADHIIKGQRAFDAAVSMAATLAKQDYLVTFGIQPIRPETGYGYIRPNRKVTLGKQGTLKGHPVSRFVEKPNATKAAQYLKAGDYYWNSGMFVWRAAAILDEIKRHQPALSLGIERIGHLMGSGATRQSIDEAYRALTPVSIDTGVMEQSKKAAIVPVSFQWSDVGSWGSLDEVAPKDKAGNVVVGRVVDVGSRRSIVYGDRRLVATIGLTDMVVVDTPDATLVCPKSRAQDVKQLVDILKRQKAPEHLEHLTVHRPWGSYTILEEGLGYKVKRVTVKPGGRLSLQLHHRRSEHWVVITGTARVTRGDEVFDLKTGHSTEIPLETRHRLENPGQETLHIIEVQNGPYLGEDDIVRFQDDYGRNIKP; encoded by the coding sequence ATGGCTTTTTCTAAACGACCAACCCCGAACCTCAAACGCGAGAACCATATCTACCCCGTGATTATGGCCGGTGGCAGCGGCACCAGGTTTTGGCCATTGAGTCGGCAGTTGTTCCCCAAGCAGCTGCTGCGGATCATGGGAGATGAAACGTTGATTCAGCAGACCATGCGCCGCGTGGTCTGCGCGTCAGCGCCCGATCGGGTGATGATCTCCACGAATCCAGCCCAAGCAGAGTCCATTCGCGCCCAGCTGGGTGAGTGGAAAGACGCGCTGTCAGACAATTTCGTGCTGGAGCCTGAAGGGCGTAATACCGCTCCAGCTATTGCCTTGGTGGCCTTGGAACTGGTCCGTCGTGATCCTGCCGCAATTATGCTGGTGGTGCCGGCCGATCATATTATTAAAGGCCAGCGAGCCTTTGATGCGGCTGTCTCAATGGCTGCGACATTGGCGAAGCAGGATTATCTGGTGACCTTCGGCATCCAGCCGATCCGTCCGGAAACTGGCTATGGCTACATTAGGCCCAATCGGAAAGTGACGCTGGGGAAACAGGGCACGCTCAAGGGCCATCCCGTCAGCCGATTCGTGGAAAAGCCCAATGCCACCAAGGCTGCGCAGTATCTCAAAGCCGGGGACTATTACTGGAATAGCGGCATGTTTGTGTGGCGGGCTGCGGCGATTCTCGATGAGATTAAACGCCACCAACCGGCTCTCTCTCTCGGGATCGAACGGATCGGCCACTTGATGGGGTCTGGCGCGACCAGACAGTCCATCGATGAGGCCTATCGGGCGCTCACGCCGGTTTCGATCGACACGGGAGTGATGGAGCAATCGAAGAAGGCTGCGATCGTGCCAGTCTCCTTTCAATGGTCCGACGTCGGGAGCTGGGGCAGTTTGGATGAAGTCGCGCCGAAGGATAAGGCAGGTAATGTCGTGGTCGGTCGGGTGGTCGATGTCGGCAGCCGCCGGTCCATTGTCTACGGGGATCGTCGGCTCGTGGCAACGATCGGACTCACCGATATGGTGGTGGTCGATACGCCGGATGCCACATTGGTCTGCCCAAAATCCCGCGCGCAAGATGTGAAACAGTTGGTCGATATTCTTAAACGGCAGAAAGCGCCGGAGCATCTGGAGCATCTGACCGTGCATCGTCCCTGGGGCTCCTATACGATTCTGGAAGAGGGACTGGGCTACAAAGTGAAGCGGGTGACGGTCAAGCCTGGAGGGCGGCTCTCGCTCCAGCTCCACCATCGACGGAGCGAACATTGGGTGGTGATCACTGGGACGGCGCGGGTGACCAGAGGCGACGAGGTCTTTGATCTCAAGACGGGGCATAGTACCGAAATTCCTCTCGAAACCAGGCACCGGTTGGAAAATCCTGGCCAAGAGACCCTGCACATCATTGAAGTGCAAAAC